Proteins encoded together in one Vitis vinifera cultivar Pinot Noir 40024 chromosome 4, ASM3070453v1 window:
- the LOC100246772 gene encoding syntaxin-112, whose amino-acid sequence MNDLMTKSFLSYVELKKQAEMDLEAEAEADIEIGKLKPKDEENLSQFFEEVAAIKTVMEEITNLVRDLHNLNEETKSTHSAKVLRGLRDRMDSNALTILRKAKVVKARLEAIDKSNVRNRRISEAYREGSPVDRTRISVTNGLRSKLRDMMNDFNSLRERILWDHRETLKRRYYNATGSEASEEVVEKMMTGSVQIEAFEGKTGGDLVNRERNEALREIQRSLDKLRQVFLDMAVLVESQGEKMDDIEENVAIAGNFISGGTNSLVYAKQMKKGKKWVYWVWAVGLIILLVCFISMLTS is encoded by the coding sequence ATGAATGATCTCATGACAAAATCGTTCTTAAGTTATGTGGAACTAAAGAAACAAGCAGAGATGGATCTTGAAGCAGAAGCAGAAGCAGACATAGAAATAGGCAAACTCAAGCCTAAAGATGAAGAGAACCTCTCTCAGTTCTTTGAAGAAGTGGCCGCAATCAAGACTGTCATGGAAGAGATTACTAATCTCGTCCGTGATCTTCACAACCTGAATGAAGAGACTAAATCAACTCACAGCGCTAAGGTTCTTCGTGGCCTAAGAGACCGCATGGACTCTAATGCACTCACTATTCTTCGCAAGGCCAAAGTTGTGAAGGCAAGACTAGAAGCTATAGACAAATCAAATGTAAGAAACCGCAGAATATCAGAAGCATATAGAGAAGGAAGTCCAGTTGATAGGACGAGAATATCAGTCACAAATGGATTGAGAAGTAAGCTTAGGGACATGATGAATGATTTCAATTCACTGCGGGAGAGGATCTTATGGGATCATAGAGAAACTCTCAAGAGAAGGTACTATAATGCCACTGGAAGTGAAGCAAGCGAGGAAGTGGTGGAGAAAATGATGACAGGAAGCGTACAAATAGAAGcatttgaaggaaaaacaggAGGGGATTTGGTGAACAGAGAGAGGAATGAAGCCTTGAGGGAGATTCAGAGAAGCTTGGATAAGCTTCGTCAAGTATTCCTTGACATGGCTGTTTTGGTTGAGAGTCAAGGCGAGAAGATGGATGATATAGAGGAGAATGTGGCAATTGCAGGGAACTTCATCAGTGGTGGAACCAATAGTCTTGTCTATGCCAAGCAGATGAAGAAGGGGAAGAAATGGGTGTATTGGGTTTGGGCTGTGGGGCTCATCATATTGCTGGTGTGCTTCATTTCAATGCTCACTTCTTAA